The proteins below are encoded in one region of Danio rerio strain Tuebingen ecotype United States chromosome 14, GRCz12tu, whole genome shotgun sequence:
- the adam19b gene encoding disintegrin and metalloproteinase domain-containing protein 19 isoform X5: MCSEYQSGGVNSDHSNSAVGIAATMAHELGHNFGMSHDSPGCCRAQAEDGGCIMAAATGAPFPRVFNSCNQNELKRYLSSGGGKCLFNPPNTRVMYGGQRCGNGYLEEGEECDCGEVEECSSPCCNAHNCTLKSGAECAHGVCCHECKLKSPGVMCRPPSGSCDLPEYCDGKSESCPANFFLMDGSSCASGSAYCYTGMCLTLEQQCLSLWGKDARPAPDLCFTDVNKAGDAFGNCGQDLMGTYRKCTERNAKCGKIQCQSSASKPLESNAVAIDTTIRSGQQKILCRGTHVWPHGHAKENQNDTLDPGLVLTGTKCGDNAICFEGECRDASFLQADECSTKCQGHGLCNNNHNCHCHSGWAPPFCGTSGPGGSLDSGPVISQSSFYLVLVLLSLSFLLALAVLGVCWCRCKQRFLSTKSPALPKTQTCINVPDTPEPKSHTTGHANPVFQPKKAPADEQATLRASPTGPPRSRHSIIRPTVKPPPIPAYAPHKHLISEPSQPSPSVNPKTRPLPPNRPPPPCPTTKPCKNPAPKTTEVPKRSFWKELSCSEARRALHQSPLHL, encoded by the exons ATGTGTTCTGAATACCAGTCTGGTGGAGTCAATTCG gACCACTCTAACAGTGCTGTGGGCATCGCTGCCACCATGGCTCATGAGTTGGGGCATAACTTTGGTATGAGCCATGATAGTCCAGGTTGCTGTCGAGCTCAAGCAGAGGATGGAGGCTGCATTATGGCTGCTGCCACAGG GGCTCCGTTCCCTCGCGTCTTTAACTCCTGCAATCAGAATGAGCTGAAACGCTACCTGAGCTCCGGCGGGGGGAAGTGTTTGTTCAACCCTCCCAACACCAGGGTCATGTACGGCGGGCAGCGATGTGGAAACGGATACCTGGAGGAAGGAGAAGAGTGTGATTGTGGAGAGGTGGAG GAGTGCTCGAGTCCCTGCTGTAATGCCCACAACTGCACATTGAAGAGCGGAGCCGAGTGTGCGCATGGAGTCTGCTGTCATGAGTGCAAG TTGAAGAGTCCAGGAGTGATGTGCCGTCCCCCCTCAGGCTCGTGTGATCTGCCCGAGTACTGCGATGGCAAATCAGAGTCCTGTCCTGCCAACTTCTTCCTGATGGATGGCAGCAGTTGCGCAAGTGGCAGCGCATACTGTTACACTGGCATGTGTCTGACGCTGGAACAACAGTGCCTCTCTCTTTGGGGCAAAG aTGCTCGTCCTGCTCCTGATCTTTGTTTTACTGATGTAAATAAAGCAGGCGATGCGTTTGGAAACTGCGGCCAAGACCTTATGGGCACTTACAGGAAATGCACTGAAAG GAATGCTAAATGTGGCAAGATtcagtgtcagagctctgccagcAAACCATTAGAGTCCAACGCCGTGGCCATCGACACCACCATCCGCTCCGGTCAACAGAAGATTCTGTGCAGAGGGACACACGTGTGGCCGCACGGTCATGCTAAAGAAAACCAGAACGACACCCTGGACCCGGGCCTGGTTCTTACCGGCACCAAATGTGGAGATAATGCG ATCTGTTTTGAGGGAGAATGCCGTGATGCATCCTTTTTGCAAGCCGATGAATGCAGTACTAAATGTCAAGGCCATGGG CTTTGCAATAATAACCACAACTGTCACTGTCACTCCGGTTGGGCTCCACCATTTTGTGGGACATCGGGTCCAGGAGGCAGTTTGGACAGCGGGCCTGTGATCTCACAGA gcagcttttatcttgtGCTGGTTCTCCTCAGCTTGTCTTTTCTTCTGGCGTTGGCTGTGCTTGGTGTCTGTTGGTGCCGCTGTAAACAGAGGTTTCTCTCCACCAAAAGCCCAGCTCTTcctaaaacacaaacatgcatCAA TGTTCCAGACACCCCTGAGCCTAAAAGTCACACGACAGGCCATGCCAACCCAGTGTTCCAGCCAAAGAAAGCTCCCGCTGATGAACAG GCCACCCTTCGAGCGAGTCCTACAGGTCCACCTAGATCCAGACACAGTATCATTCGGCCGACTGTGAAACCTCCTCCAATCCCAGCCTATGCTCCACACAAGCACCTCATTTCAGAGCCGTCCCAGCCGTCTCCATCAGTAAACCCCAAAACAAGACCACTACCACCCAACAGACCACCACCACCCTGCCCCACCACCAAACCCTGCAAAAACCCTGCACCAAAGACTACAGAG GTTCCAAAAAGAAGTTTCTGGAAAGAGCTGAGTTGCAGTGAAGCTCGCCGAGCGCTACATCAATCACCTCTGCACCTTTAA
- the adam19b gene encoding disintegrin and metalloproteinase domain-containing protein 19 isoform X4, with protein MCSEYQSGGVNSDHSNSAVGIAATMAHELGHNFGMSHDSPGCCRAQAEDGGCIMAAATGAPFPRVFNSCNQNELKRYLSSGGGKCLFNPPNTRVMYGGQRCGNGYLEEGEECDCGEVEECSSPCCNAHNCTLKSGAECAHGVCCHECKLKSPGVMCRPPSGSCDLPEYCDGKSESCPANFFLMDGSSCASGSAYCYTGMCLTLEQQCLSLWGKDARPAPDLCFTDVNKAGDAFGNCGQDLMGTYRKCTERNAKCGKIQCQSSASKPLESNAVAIDTTIRSGQQKILCRGTHVWPHGHAKENQNDTLDPGLVLTGTKCGDNAICFEGECRDASFLQADECSTKCQGHGLCNNNHNCHCHSGWAPPFCGTSGPGGSLDSGPVISQSSFYLVLVLLSLSFLLALAVLGVCWCRCKQRFLSTKSPALPKTQTCINVPDTPEPKSHTTGHANPVFQPKKAPADEQATLRASPTGPPRSRHSIIRPTVKPPPIPAYAPHKHLISEPSQPSPSVNPKTRPLPPNRPPPPCPTTKPCKNPAPKTTEMLPKNGMPVSPAMLQKGKSSLMPPSGHHQNVRFQKEVSGKS; from the exons ATGTGTTCTGAATACCAGTCTGGTGGAGTCAATTCG gACCACTCTAACAGTGCTGTGGGCATCGCTGCCACCATGGCTCATGAGTTGGGGCATAACTTTGGTATGAGCCATGATAGTCCAGGTTGCTGTCGAGCTCAAGCAGAGGATGGAGGCTGCATTATGGCTGCTGCCACAGG GGCTCCGTTCCCTCGCGTCTTTAACTCCTGCAATCAGAATGAGCTGAAACGCTACCTGAGCTCCGGCGGGGGGAAGTGTTTGTTCAACCCTCCCAACACCAGGGTCATGTACGGCGGGCAGCGATGTGGAAACGGATACCTGGAGGAAGGAGAAGAGTGTGATTGTGGAGAGGTGGAG GAGTGCTCGAGTCCCTGCTGTAATGCCCACAACTGCACATTGAAGAGCGGAGCCGAGTGTGCGCATGGAGTCTGCTGTCATGAGTGCAAG TTGAAGAGTCCAGGAGTGATGTGCCGTCCCCCCTCAGGCTCGTGTGATCTGCCCGAGTACTGCGATGGCAAATCAGAGTCCTGTCCTGCCAACTTCTTCCTGATGGATGGCAGCAGTTGCGCAAGTGGCAGCGCATACTGTTACACTGGCATGTGTCTGACGCTGGAACAACAGTGCCTCTCTCTTTGGGGCAAAG aTGCTCGTCCTGCTCCTGATCTTTGTTTTACTGATGTAAATAAAGCAGGCGATGCGTTTGGAAACTGCGGCCAAGACCTTATGGGCACTTACAGGAAATGCACTGAAAG GAATGCTAAATGTGGCAAGATtcagtgtcagagctctgccagcAAACCATTAGAGTCCAACGCCGTGGCCATCGACACCACCATCCGCTCCGGTCAACAGAAGATTCTGTGCAGAGGGACACACGTGTGGCCGCACGGTCATGCTAAAGAAAACCAGAACGACACCCTGGACCCGGGCCTGGTTCTTACCGGCACCAAATGTGGAGATAATGCG ATCTGTTTTGAGGGAGAATGCCGTGATGCATCCTTTTTGCAAGCCGATGAATGCAGTACTAAATGTCAAGGCCATGGG CTTTGCAATAATAACCACAACTGTCACTGTCACTCCGGTTGGGCTCCACCATTTTGTGGGACATCGGGTCCAGGAGGCAGTTTGGACAGCGGGCCTGTGATCTCACAGA gcagcttttatcttgtGCTGGTTCTCCTCAGCTTGTCTTTTCTTCTGGCGTTGGCTGTGCTTGGTGTCTGTTGGTGCCGCTGTAAACAGAGGTTTCTCTCCACCAAAAGCCCAGCTCTTcctaaaacacaaacatgcatCAA TGTTCCAGACACCCCTGAGCCTAAAAGTCACACGACAGGCCATGCCAACCCAGTGTTCCAGCCAAAGAAAGCTCCCGCTGATGAACAG GCCACCCTTCGAGCGAGTCCTACAGGTCCACCTAGATCCAGACACAGTATCATTCGGCCGACTGTGAAACCTCCTCCAATCCCAGCCTATGCTCCACACAAGCACCTCATTTCAGAGCCGTCCCAGCCGTCTCCATCAGTAAACCCCAAAACAAGACCACTACCACCCAACAGACCACCACCACCCTGCCCCACCACCAAACCCTGCAAAAACCCTGCACCAAAGACTACAGAG ATGTTGCCTAAGAATGGCATGCCAGTTTCACCGGCCATGCTGCAGAAAGGGAAATCCAGTCTGATGCCCCCTTCTGGACACCACCAAAACGTCAG GTTCCAAAAAGAAGTTTCTGGAAAGAGCTGA